The Pan paniscus chromosome 1, NHGRI_mPanPan1-v2.0_pri, whole genome shotgun sequence genome has a segment encoding these proteins:
- the RO60 gene encoding RNA-binding protein RO60 isoform X2, giving the protein MPLTALLRNLGKMTANSVLEPGNSEVSLVCEKLCNEKLLKKARIHPFHILIALETYKTGHGLRGKLKWRPDEEILKALDAAFYKTFKTVEPTGKRFLLAVDVSASMNQRVLGSILNASTVAAAMCMVVTRTEKDSYVVAFSDEMVPCPVTTDMTLQQVLMAMSQIPAGGTDCSLPMIWAQKTNTPADVFIVFTDNETFAGGVHPAIALREYRKRMDIPAKLIVCGMTSNGFTIADPDDRGMLDMCGFDTGALDVIRNFTLDMI; this is encoded by the exons ATGCCGCTTACTGCATTACTAAGGAATCTAGGAAAGATGACTGCTAATTCAGTACTTGAACCAGGAAATTCAGAAGTATCTTTAGTATGCGAAAAACTGTGTAatgaaaaactattaaaaaag GCTCGTATACATCCATTTCATATTTTGATCGCATTAGAAACTTACAAGACAGGTCATGGTCTCAGAGGGAAACTGAAGTGGCGCCCTGATGAAGAAATTTTGAAAGCATTGGATGCtgctttttataaaacatttaag ACAGTTGAACCAACTGGAAAACGTTTCTTACTAGCTGTTGATGTCAGTGCTTCTATGAACCAAAGAGTTTTGGGTAGTATACTCAACGCTAGTACAGTTGCTGCAGCAATGTGCATG GTTGTCACACGAACAGAAAAAGATTCTTATGTAGTTGCTTTTTCCGATGAAATGGTACCATGTCCAGTGACTACAGATATGACCTTACAACAGGTTTTAATGGCTATGAGTCAG ATCCCAGCAGGTGGAACTGATTGCTCTCTTCCAATGATCTGGGCTCAGAAGACAAACACACCtgctgatgtcttcattgtattCACTGATAATGAGACCTTTGCTGGAGGTGTCCATCCTGCTATTGCTCTGAGGGAGTATCGAAAG AGAATGGATATTCCAGCTAAATTGATTGTTTGTGGAATGACATCAAATGGTTTTACCATTGCAGACCCAGATGATAGAGGCATGTTGGATATGTGCGGCTTTGATACTGGAGCTCTGGATGTAATTCGAAATTTCACATTAGATATGATTTAA
- the RO60 gene encoding RNA-binding protein RO60 isoform X1: MEESVNQMQPLNEKQIANSQDGYVWQVTDMNRLHRFLCFGSEGGTYYIKEQKLGLENAEALIRLIEDGRGCEVIQEIKSFSQEGRTTKQEPMLFALAICSQCSDISTKQAAFKAVSEVCRIPTHLFTFIQFKKDLKESMKCGMWGRALRKAIADWYNEKGGMALALAVTKYKQRNGWSHKDLLRLSHLKPSSEGLAIVTKYITKGWKEVHELYKEKALSVETEKLLKYLEAVEKVKRTRDELEVIHLIEEHRLVREHLLTNHLKSKEVWKALLQEMPLTALLRNLGKMTANSVLEPGNSEVSLVCEKLCNEKLLKKARIHPFHILIALETYKTGHGLRGKLKWRPDEEILKALDAAFYKTFKTVEPTGKRFLLAVDVSASMNQRVLGSILNASTVAAAMCMVVTRTEKDSYVVAFSDEMVPCPVTTDMTLQQVLMAMSQIPAGGTDCSLPMIWAQKTNTPADVFIVFTDNETFAGGVHPAIALREYRKRMDIPAKLIVCGMTSNGFTIADPDDRGMLDMCGFDTGALDVIRNFTLDMI; this comes from the exons atggaggaatcTGTAAACCAAATGCAGCCACTGAATGAGAAGCAGATAGCCAATTCTCAGGATGGATATGTATGGCAAGTCACTGACATGAATCGACTACACCGGTTCTTATGTTTCGGTTCTGAAGGTGGGACTTATTATATCAAAGAACAGAAGTTGGGCCTTGAAAATGCTGAAGCTTTAATTAGATTGATTGAAGATGGCAGAGGATGTGAAGTGATACAAGAAATAAAGTCATTTAGTCAAGAAGGCAGAACCACAAAGCAAGAGCCTATGCTCTTTGCACTTGCCATTTGTTCCCAGTGCTCCGACATAAGCACAAAACAAGCAGCATTTAAAGCTGTTTCTGAAGTTTGTCGCATTCCTACCCATCTCTTTACTTTTATCCAGTTTAAGAAAGATCTGAAGGAAAGCATGAAATGTGGCATGTGGGGTCGTGCCCTCCGGAAGGCTATAGCGGACTGGTACAATGAGAAAGGTGGCATGGCCCTTGCTCTGGCAGTTACaaaatataaacagagaaatGGCTGGTCTCACAAAGATCTATTAAGATTGTCACATCTTAAACCTTCCAGTGAAG GACTTGCAATTGTGACCAAATATATTACAAAGGGCTGGAAAGAAGTTCATGAATTGTATAAAGAAAAAGCACTCTCTGTGGAGActgaaaaattattaaagtatCTGGAGGCTGTAGAGAAAGTGAAGCGCACAAGAGATGAGCTAGAAGTCATTCATCTAATAGAAGAACATAGATTAGTTAGAGAACATCTTTTAACAAATCACTTAAAGTCTAAAGAG GTTTGGAAGGCTTTGTTACAAGAAATGCCGCTTACTGCATTACTAAGGAATCTAGGAAAGATGACTGCTAATTCAGTACTTGAACCAGGAAATTCAGAAGTATCTTTAGTATGCGAAAAACTGTGTAatgaaaaactattaaaaaag GCTCGTATACATCCATTTCATATTTTGATCGCATTAGAAACTTACAAGACAGGTCATGGTCTCAGAGGGAAACTGAAGTGGCGCCCTGATGAAGAAATTTTGAAAGCATTGGATGCtgctttttataaaacatttaag ACAGTTGAACCAACTGGAAAACGTTTCTTACTAGCTGTTGATGTCAGTGCTTCTATGAACCAAAGAGTTTTGGGTAGTATACTCAACGCTAGTACAGTTGCTGCAGCAATGTGCATG GTTGTCACACGAACAGAAAAAGATTCTTATGTAGTTGCTTTTTCCGATGAAATGGTACCATGTCCAGTGACTACAGATATGACCTTACAACAGGTTTTAATGGCTATGAGTCAG ATCCCAGCAGGTGGAACTGATTGCTCTCTTCCAATGATCTGGGCTCAGAAGACAAACACACCtgctgatgtcttcattgtattCACTGATAATGAGACCTTTGCTGGAGGTGTCCATCCTGCTATTGCTCTGAGGGAGTATCGAAAG AGAATGGATATTCCAGCTAAATTGATTGTTTGTGGAATGACATCAAATGGTTTTACCATTGCAGACCCAGATGATAGAGGCATGTTGGATATGTGCGGCTTTGATACTGGAGCTCTGGATGTAATTCGAAATTTCACATTAGATATGATTTAA